The Enterobacter kobei genome has a segment encoding these proteins:
- the csrD gene encoding RNase E specificity factor CsrD, translated as MRLTTKFSAFITLLTGLTIFVTLLGCSLSFYNAIQDKLVNRVQSVASVIDTRLLTTPLPSLSRELDELMVPVDIIRIDIQQGKHQVLSHERQGSYRPAGVVSQYREVTVHSLKNPGMTIHMVYLDPMASYFRSMMTTAPLTIAVAFIILLIFLAVRWLRRQLSGQELLEIRSVRILNGERGPQVRGSVHEWPSRTSSALDTLLSEIQFASDQRSRMDTLIRSYAAQDNKTGLNNRLFFDNQLATLLDDSEKVGTHGVVMMIRLPDFDLLRDTWGQRAAEENLFTLINLLSTFIMRYPGALLARYHRSDFAVLLPHRTLKESESIASQLLKAVDALPQSKMLDRDDMVHMGICAWRGGQSTEQVMEHAESATRNAVLQGANGWAVYDDSLPEKGRGNVRWRTLIEQMLSRGGPRIYQKPAVMKNGYVHHRELMCRIFDGTEEVISAEYLPMVLQFGLSEEYDRQQISRLIPFLSFWPEESLALQVTVESLIRPRFQRWLRDTLMQCEKSQRKRIIFELAEADVGQHISRLRPVVRLINALGARVAVTQAGLTLVSTDWIKELDVELLKLHPGLVRNIEKRTENQLLVQSLVEACKGTRTQVFAAGVRSRGEWQMLTERGVMGGQGDFFAASQPLDTNVKKYLQRYSV; from the coding sequence ATGCGATTAACGACGAAGTTCTCGGCTTTTATCACCTTGCTAACGGGGCTGACCATCTTTGTCACGCTTCTGGGTTGCTCTTTGAGCTTTTATAACGCCATTCAGGACAAACTGGTCAACCGGGTGCAGTCTGTTGCGTCGGTCATTGATACGCGTCTGCTGACCACGCCACTCCCGTCGCTCTCCCGGGAACTGGATGAGTTGATGGTGCCGGTTGATATTATTCGGATCGATATTCAGCAGGGAAAGCATCAGGTTTTAAGCCATGAACGGCAGGGAAGTTATCGCCCTGCGGGCGTAGTGAGTCAGTACCGGGAAGTAACGGTGCACTCCCTTAAAAACCCGGGTATGACCATTCACATGGTATATCTCGATCCGATGGCCAGCTATTTCCGTTCCATGATGACCACCGCGCCGCTCACGATCGCGGTTGCATTCATTATTCTGCTCATTTTTCTCGCGGTTCGCTGGTTGCGCCGCCAGCTCTCAGGGCAGGAACTGCTGGAAATCCGCTCCGTCCGCATCCTGAACGGTGAGCGCGGCCCGCAGGTGCGCGGCTCTGTTCATGAATGGCCGTCACGCACCAGCAGTGCGCTGGATACGTTGCTCTCAGAAATTCAGTTTGCCAGCGACCAGCGCAGCCGTATGGATACGCTGATCCGCTCTTATGCCGCGCAGGATAATAAAACCGGCCTTAACAACCGCCTTTTCTTTGATAATCAACTGGCCACGCTGCTCGACGATTCGGAAAAAGTGGGCACTCACGGCGTGGTGATGATGATTCGCCTGCCCGATTTCGATCTGCTGCGCGACACATGGGGGCAGCGGGCCGCGGAAGAAAATCTCTTTACGCTGATCAACCTGCTCTCCACCTTTATCATGCGCTACCCCGGGGCACTATTGGCCCGCTATCACCGCAGCGACTTTGCCGTGTTATTGCCGCATCGCACGCTAAAAGAGTCGGAAAGTATTGCCAGCCAGCTGCTGAAGGCGGTAGACGCGCTGCCCCAGAGTAAAATGCTCGATCGCGACGACATGGTGCATATGGGGATCTGCGCCTGGCGCGGCGGTCAGTCGACGGAGCAGGTGATGGAGCATGCGGAATCGGCTACCCGCAACGCCGTGTTGCAGGGGGCGAACGGATGGGCCGTTTACGATGACTCGTTACCGGAAAAAGGGCGTGGAAACGTGCGGTGGCGTACGTTAATTGAGCAAATGCTGAGCCGCGGTGGGCCACGTATTTATCAAAAACCGGCGGTCATGAAAAACGGCTATGTCCACCATCGCGAACTGATGTGCCGTATTTTTGACGGTACGGAAGAGGTTATTTCTGCGGAATATCTGCCAATGGTGCTGCAATTTGGGCTGTCTGAAGAGTATGACCGCCAGCAAATTTCCCGCCTGATCCCATTTTTATCTTTCTGGCCGGAAGAAAGTCTGGCGTTACAGGTCACCGTTGAGTCGTTAATACGCCCGCGTTTTCAGCGCTGGCTGCGTGATACATTAATGCAATGCGAAAAATCGCAACGCAAACGCATTATTTTTGAACTTGCTGAGGCGGATGTGGGTCAACACATCAGCCGGTTACGTCCGGTGGTTCGTTTGATCAACGCGCTCGGTGCGCGTGTGGCGGTGACACAAGCTGGTTTAACGCTGGTCAGTACCGACTGGATCAAGGAACTGGATGTGGAGCTATTAAAGCTGCATCCGGGGCTGGTAAGAAATATTGAAAAGCGCACGGAAAACCAGCTGCTGGTTCAGAGTCTGGTTGAAGCGTGTAAAGGAACCCGAACACAAGTCTTTGCCGCGGGCGTGCGCTCCAGGGGCGAATGGCAGATGTTAACAGAGCGCGGTGTCATGGGTGGTCAGGGCGATTTTTTTGCCGCCTCTCAACCGCTTGACACCAACGTGAAAAAATATTTGCAAAGATACTCTGTTTGA
- a CDS encoding MDR family oxidoreductase — translation MQALILEQQDGKTLASVQAVEESRLPEGDVTVDIDWSSLNYKDALAITGKGKIIRNFPMVPGIDFAGRVHSSEDPRFHAGQHVLLTGWGVGENHWGGLATQARVKGDWLVPMPKGMDGRKAMIIGTAGFTAMLCVMALEEAGVHPESGDIVVTGASGGVGSTAVTLLHKLGYQVTAVSGRESTHDYLRQLGASRILGRDEFAETRPLEKQVWAGAVDTVGDKVLAKVLAQMNYGGCVAACGLAGGFALPTTVMPFILRNVRLQGVDSVMTPAARRTEAWERLVRDLPESFFTQSATEISLSQAPDYASKIMDNQFHGRALVKIA, via the coding sequence ATGCAGGCTTTGATCTTAGAACAGCAGGACGGCAAAACGCTTGCCTCAGTACAGGCCGTAGAAGAGAGCCGTCTGCCGGAAGGCGACGTCACCGTCGACATCGACTGGTCCAGTTTAAATTACAAAGATGCGCTGGCGATCACCGGTAAGGGTAAAATCATCCGAAATTTCCCTATGGTGCCGGGTATTGATTTTGCTGGCCGGGTCCACAGCAGCGAAGACCCTCGCTTCCATGCGGGCCAGCACGTGCTGCTCACCGGCTGGGGTGTGGGTGAAAATCACTGGGGCGGGCTGGCAACACAGGCGCGCGTAAAAGGCGACTGGCTGGTGCCGATGCCGAAAGGCATGGATGGTCGCAAAGCGATGATCATCGGCACCGCAGGCTTTACCGCCATGCTGTGCGTGATGGCGCTGGAAGAGGCGGGGGTTCACCCTGAGTCGGGTGACATTGTCGTGACCGGCGCCAGCGGTGGCGTGGGGAGCACGGCGGTAACGTTGCTGCACAAACTGGGTTACCAGGTCACGGCGGTTTCCGGCCGGGAAAGTACGCATGATTATCTTCGCCAGCTCGGTGCCAGCCGCATTCTTGGCCGCGATGAATTCGCCGAAACCCGTCCACTGGAAAAACAGGTCTGGGCGGGCGCGGTAGATACCGTCGGCGATAAAGTGCTGGCGAAGGTCCTGGCGCAGATGAACTACGGCGGCTGCGTGGCAGCCTGCGGTCTGGCGGGCGGCTTTGCCCTGCCAACTACCGTCATGCCGTTTATTTTGCGTAACGTTCGCCTGCAGGGCGTGGACTCCGTGATGACGCCAGCGGCTCGCCGCACGGAGGCCTGGGAACGTCTGGTACGCGATCTGCCGGAATCGTTCTTTACCCAGAGCGCAACGGAGATAAGCCTCAGCCAGGCGCCAGACTATGCCAGTAAAATCATGGATAACCAGTTCCACGGTCGCGCGCTGGTGAAAATCGCCTAA
- the msrP gene encoding protein-methionine-sulfoxide reductase catalytic subunit MsrP, which yields MKNRKLTEADVTSESVFMLQRRQILKMLGISATALTLSPAAHADLLDWFKGNDRPKAPSGAPLTFTKPAEWQNKLTLTPEDKVTGYNNFYEFGLDKADPAANAGSMKTDPWTLKIDGEVAKPLTLDHHDLTTRFPLEERIYRMRCVEAWSMVVPWVGFPLHKLLALVEPTSNAKYVAFQTRYAPDEMPGQKDRFIGGGLDYPYVEGLRLDEAMHPLTLLTVGVYGKALPPQNGAPIRLTVPWKYGFKGIKSIVSIKLTRERPPTTWNLAAPGEYGFFANVNPHVDHPRWSQATERFIGAGGALDVKRQPTLLFNGYADEVASLYRGLNLRENF from the coding sequence ATGAAAAACCGAAAACTGACGGAAGCCGACGTAACGTCCGAGTCTGTCTTTATGTTACAGCGCCGCCAGATCCTGAAAATGCTTGGCATCAGCGCCACTGCACTGACGCTCTCCCCTGCGGCACATGCCGACCTGCTCGACTGGTTTAAAGGTAACGATCGCCCTAAGGCGCCTTCCGGTGCCCCGCTTACGTTTACGAAACCCGCCGAGTGGCAAAACAAACTGACGCTCACCCCTGAAGACAAAGTCACCGGCTATAACAACTTTTACGAATTTGGTCTGGATAAAGCCGATCCTGCCGCCAATGCAGGCAGCATGAAAACCGATCCGTGGACGTTGAAAATTGACGGCGAGGTGGCAAAACCCCTGACATTGGACCACCACGATCTGACCACCCGCTTCCCGCTCGAAGAGCGCATCTATCGCATGCGCTGCGTGGAAGCCTGGTCGATGGTGGTACCCTGGGTCGGCTTCCCGCTGCATAAGCTGCTGGCGTTGGTTGAGCCCACCAGCAATGCAAAATATGTCGCCTTCCAGACGCGCTACGCTCCGGACGAGATGCCGGGCCAGAAAGATCGGTTTATCGGCGGTGGACTGGACTATCCGTACGTTGAAGGGCTACGCCTCGACGAAGCCATGCATCCCCTTACCCTGCTGACCGTTGGCGTATACGGCAAGGCGCTTCCTCCTCAAAACGGCGCCCCCATTCGGTTAACCGTACCGTGGAAATACGGCTTCAAAGGAATTAAGTCTATCGTCAGCATTAAGCTGACCCGCGAGCGTCCGCCAACGACCTGGAACCTGGCAGCACCGGGTGAATACGGTTTCTTCGCGAATGTGAATCCGCATGTGGATCATCCCCGCTGGTCGCAGGCGACTGAGCGCTTTATTGGCGCGGGTGGTGCGCTGGATGTTAAGCGTCAGCCCACGCTATTGTTTAACGGGTATGCGGATGAAGTGGCTTCGCTTTACCGTGGCCTTAATTTACGGGAGAACTTCTGA
- the msrQ gene encoding protein-methionine-sulfoxide reductase heme-binding subunit MsrQ, translated as MRLTAKQITWLKVLLHLAGILPFIWLFWAASQGLFSADPAKDIQHFTGRMALKFLLATLLVSPLARYAKQPLLIRTRRLLGLWCFAWATLHLTSYALLELGINNLTLLGRELVTRPYLTLGIVSWLVLLALALTSTQYAQRKLGRRWQLLHNFVYLVAILAPIHYLWSVKILSPQPVLYALAAVALLAWRYKKFRQWLR; from the coding sequence GTGCGTTTAACGGCAAAGCAGATTACCTGGCTGAAAGTGCTGCTGCATTTAGCTGGGATACTTCCTTTTATCTGGTTGTTCTGGGCCGCCAGTCAGGGCCTCTTTAGCGCCGATCCGGCAAAGGATATCCAGCATTTTACGGGTCGGATGGCTCTGAAATTTTTACTGGCAACCTTGCTCGTCTCGCCGCTGGCGCGCTACGCTAAACAGCCATTATTGATACGTACCCGTCGGCTTTTGGGGCTATGGTGTTTTGCCTGGGCGACGCTGCACCTTACCAGCTACGCCCTGCTGGAACTGGGAATTAACAATCTGACACTGCTTGGCCGAGAGCTGGTGACACGCCCTTATCTGACGCTGGGTATCGTAAGCTGGCTGGTTTTACTGGCGTTAGCGCTGACGTCCACGCAATATGCGCAGCGAAAGCTGGGCAGACGCTGGCAGTTACTGCACAACTTCGTTTATCTTGTCGCGATCCTCGCCCCCATTCATTATCTGTGGTCGGTGAAGATCCTCTCCCCGCAGCCAGTCCTGTATGCGCTGGCGGCAGTGGCGCTTTTAGCATGGCGTTACAAGAAGTTCCGCCAGTGGTTGCGATAG
- the aroQ gene encoding type II 3-dehydroquinate dehydratase, translating to MTDKFHILVLNGPNLNMLGTREPEKYGTLTLSEIVNRLSTEAASLNVDLDHFQSNAEYAIIDRIHQAKDNVDYILINPAAFTHTSVAIRDALLAVSIPFIEIHLSNVHAREPFRHHSYLSDIATGVICGLGADGYSYALQTAVKRLSQSH from the coding sequence ATGACTGACAAGTTCCATATCTTAGTATTGAACGGACCGAACCTGAACATGCTCGGTACCCGTGAGCCAGAGAAGTACGGCACGCTAACATTGAGCGAAATTGTTAACCGTCTGAGCACGGAAGCAGCGTCGCTGAATGTGGATTTGGATCATTTTCAGTCAAACGCGGAGTACGCAATCATCGACCGTATTCATCAGGCTAAAGACAATGTGGACTATATCCTGATCAATCCGGCCGCGTTTACGCACACCAGTGTTGCTATCCGCGACGCACTGCTCGCGGTGAGTATCCCGTTTATCGAGATCCACCTGAGTAACGTGCACGCCCGAGAGCCGTTCCGCCACCATTCGTATCTGTCGGATATCGCTACTGGCGTTATCTGCGGACTGGGCGCTGACGGTTATTCATACGCTTTACAGACAGCGGTAAAACGCTTGTCACAATCACACTAA
- the accB gene encoding acetyl-CoA carboxylase biotin carboxyl carrier protein, whose protein sequence is MDIRKIKKLIELVEESGISELEISEGEESVRISRAAPAASFPVMQQAYAAPVQQPALSAAVAPAAEAAPAAAAEISGHIVRSPMVGTFYRTPSPDAKAFIEVGQKVNVGDTLCIVEAMKMMNQIEADKSGTVKAILVESGQPVEFDEPLVVIE, encoded by the coding sequence ATGGATATTCGTAAGATTAAAAAACTGATCGAGCTGGTTGAAGAATCAGGCATCTCCGAACTGGAAATTTCTGAAGGCGAAGAGTCTGTACGCATCAGCCGTGCAGCCCCAGCCGCTAGCTTCCCGGTAATGCAGCAGGCTTACGCTGCGCCAGTGCAGCAGCCTGCGCTCTCCGCAGCCGTTGCACCAGCAGCTGAAGCCGCACCTGCCGCTGCAGCAGAAATCAGTGGTCACATCGTACGTTCCCCAATGGTTGGTACTTTCTACCGCACCCCGAGCCCGGACGCGAAGGCGTTCATCGAAGTGGGTCAGAAAGTCAACGTAGGCGATACCCTGTGCATCGTTGAAGCGATGAAAATGATGAACCAGATCGAAGCAGACAAATCAGGTACTGTGAAAGCGATTCTGGTCGAAAGTGGTCAGCCGGTTGAATTTGACGAGCCGCTGGTCGTCATCGAGTAA